Proteins found in one Bacillus subtilis subsp. subtilis str. 168 genomic segment:
- the yuxJ gene encoding putative exporter induced in acid stress (Evidence 3: Putative function from multiple computational evidences; PubMedId: 15849754, 16850406, 20011599; Product type t: transporter), translated as MWLANFFVSASTTMIVPFLSLYIETLSSFSNGFVQRWSGYVFGITFLMAFLVSPFWGRFGDKRGYKKILMATGTGIALSIFFMGFVTSVYQLFFLRMAMGLVTGFIPTSLAMISAQTPKSSAGKTLGTLQMGQVSGSLFGPLLGGMLADRFGFTYTFFITSFVIFSSVLLVLFGVKEKHLAEKTAKRTSYSRKEVLSYIFHHPALWVMMLLTMLIQTGNFSIQPLLALYVNELHGPVNLAFFSGMAFSATGLGSLLLARKWGDLGDRYGHRRILIGLLLAASFFFIPQALASSLSVLLVFRFLFGMAMGGLLPCITAAIRVQAPGSIQGEVLGYNVSFRFLGNVLGPLLGGIISSHFTISATFYVTAFLFFAGACMLWIMQKLRKDSYAKAS; from the coding sequence GTGTGGCTGGCGAACTTTTTTGTCTCCGCTAGCACAACGATGATCGTTCCTTTTCTCTCCTTATACATTGAGACGCTCAGCTCTTTTTCAAACGGCTTTGTGCAAAGGTGGAGCGGCTATGTGTTCGGCATTACATTTCTCATGGCGTTTTTGGTATCCCCGTTTTGGGGACGGTTCGGAGACAAACGCGGATACAAGAAAATCCTTATGGCAACCGGAACAGGCATTGCCCTCAGCATTTTCTTCATGGGCTTTGTTACATCGGTGTACCAATTGTTTTTTCTGCGTATGGCAATGGGTCTTGTAACCGGATTCATCCCGACATCTCTTGCGATGATTTCGGCACAGACTCCGAAGAGCTCAGCTGGCAAAACACTCGGCACGCTGCAAATGGGGCAAGTGTCCGGAAGCTTGTTCGGCCCGCTTTTGGGAGGCATGCTTGCTGATCGTTTCGGCTTTACGTATACCTTTTTTATCACATCCTTTGTGATTTTCTCGTCTGTTCTTCTCGTGTTATTTGGTGTCAAAGAAAAGCATCTTGCAGAGAAAACAGCCAAACGTACGTCTTACTCGAGAAAAGAAGTGCTCTCCTATATTTTTCACCATCCGGCGCTGTGGGTCATGATGCTGTTAACCATGCTGATTCAAACAGGCAATTTCAGTATCCAGCCCCTGCTCGCTTTATATGTAAATGAGCTGCACGGACCTGTCAATCTTGCCTTTTTCTCCGGCATGGCATTTTCAGCAACGGGGCTCGGAAGTTTGCTGCTGGCTAGAAAATGGGGTGATCTGGGCGACCGCTACGGCCACCGCCGCATTTTAATCGGACTTTTGCTCGCCGCCTCTTTCTTTTTTATTCCGCAGGCGCTCGCGTCCTCACTCAGCGTGCTCCTTGTTTTCAGATTTTTATTCGGAATGGCGATGGGCGGTTTGCTGCCATGCATTACGGCAGCGATCCGCGTTCAGGCTCCCGGCAGCATTCAAGGTGAAGTTCTCGGCTACAATGTCAGCTTTCGCTTTTTAGGAAACGTGCTCGGGCCTCTGCTCGGCGGAATCATATCGAGCCATTTTACCATTTCGGCCACCTTTTACGTCACGGCGTTTCTCTTTTTCGCCGGCGCCTGCATGCTTTGGATCATGCAGAAACTTCGGAAAGATTCTTATGCCAAAGCAAGCTGA
- the yugG gene encoding putative transcriptional regulator (Lrp/AsnC family) (Evidence 3: Putative function from multiple computational evidences; Product type r: regulator), which yields MKLTEKETEILEILDENSRADLETIAKMAGIPVNEVKTIIDKLEKEKVIIDYSAMIDWRKVDGHEGVTAMIDVKVTPKRGVGFDEVAERIYRFQEVESVYLMSGVYDLSVVIRGNSMSDVARFVSDKLSTLDSVVSTTTHFILKKYKHDGKVFETGDDDKRIVVSP from the coding sequence ATGAAATTGACAGAAAAAGAAACAGAAATATTAGAAATTTTAGACGAAAACAGCCGCGCCGATTTAGAAACAATCGCAAAGATGGCGGGCATCCCTGTAAATGAAGTGAAAACAATTATTGACAAACTGGAGAAAGAAAAGGTTATTATCGATTATTCCGCTATGATTGACTGGCGAAAAGTCGACGGACATGAGGGCGTTACGGCCATGATTGACGTCAAAGTAACGCCGAAGCGGGGCGTCGGTTTTGATGAAGTGGCGGAACGGATTTACCGATTCCAAGAGGTTGAATCAGTTTACCTGATGTCAGGCGTATACGATTTGTCTGTCGTGATTCGCGGCAATTCGATGTCTGACGTAGCGCGTTTTGTTTCGGATAAACTCTCAACGCTTGATTCAGTTGTATCTACGACAACCCATTTTATCCTGAAAAAATACAAGCATGACGGCAAAGTGTTTGAAACAGGAGACGACGACAAAAGAATCGTGGTGTCACCGTAA
- the kinB gene encoding two-component sensor potassium-binding histidine kinase (Evidence 1a: Function from experimental evidences in the studied strain; PubMedId: 9426145, 11069677, 15849754, 16850406, 26152584, 28583948; Product type e : enzyme), with product MEILKDYLLHICFILFPILLYQVFWLGKPAILVPKINSGLVTLFACGASVLCIIFPIHEMDYIQYGLQMIPVIICLFYISTASGLTVAASVLCFELLFYEPSAMFVFTLLPFLIIIPILFQKKWPFMSKAKKLLLSLLISCVEIFLFFASSWILSALNILNFQKSGIFVYEAAVSGLFRSSVLLLSIYIIESIAENIALRSQLIHSEKMTIVSELAASVAHEVRNPLTVVRGFVQLLFNDETLQNKSSADYKKLVLSELDRAQGIITNYLDMAKQQLYEKEVFDLSALIKETSSLMVSYANYKSVTVEAETEPDLLIYGDATKLKQAVINLMKNSIEAVPHGKGMIHISAKRNGHTIMINITDNGVGMTDHQMQKLGEPYYSLKTNGTGLGLTVTFSIIEHHHGTISFNSSFQKGTTVTIKLPADLPH from the coding sequence ATGGAAATTCTAAAAGACTATCTTCTGCACATCTGCTTTATTTTGTTTCCTATTCTTCTTTACCAAGTGTTTTGGCTTGGAAAACCTGCGATTCTTGTGCCAAAAATAAACAGCGGTTTGGTCACGCTCTTCGCCTGCGGCGCCTCCGTTTTATGCATTATTTTCCCGATTCATGAAATGGACTACATACAATACGGCCTTCAGATGATTCCCGTTATCATTTGTTTATTTTACATTAGTACCGCTTCCGGACTTACAGTCGCCGCATCTGTCCTATGTTTTGAACTGCTTTTTTACGAACCTTCCGCAATGTTTGTTTTCACTTTGCTGCCTTTTCTTATCATTATCCCAATCTTATTTCAGAAAAAATGGCCATTCATGTCCAAAGCGAAAAAACTGCTGCTGTCTTTATTGATCAGCTGCGTGGAGATTTTCCTATTTTTCGCCTCAAGCTGGATTCTTTCCGCCTTGAATATTTTAAATTTTCAAAAATCAGGAATTTTCGTTTACGAGGCGGCAGTCTCAGGGCTTTTCCGCTCCAGTGTTCTTCTATTAAGCATCTATATTATCGAAAGCATCGCCGAAAATATCGCCCTGCGTTCACAGCTTATCCATTCTGAAAAAATGACGATTGTGAGTGAACTGGCAGCGAGCGTCGCCCATGAGGTCAGGAATCCGCTGACAGTTGTCCGCGGGTTTGTCCAGCTGCTTTTTAATGACGAAACCCTACAAAACAAGTCGAGTGCGGATTACAAAAAGCTTGTACTGTCAGAGCTTGACCGGGCGCAAGGCATTATCACAAACTATCTCGATATGGCCAAACAGCAATTATACGAAAAAGAGGTTTTTGACCTATCTGCCCTTATCAAAGAGACAAGCTCCCTTATGGTGTCGTACGCCAATTACAAGTCAGTAACCGTCGAGGCTGAAACAGAACCGGACCTTTTGATATACGGAGACGCAACAAAGCTGAAGCAGGCTGTCATCAACCTGATGAAAAACAGTATTGAAGCGGTTCCTCACGGGAAGGGGATGATCCACATATCAGCCAAAAGAAACGGCCATACGATCATGATTAACATCACAGACAATGGGGTCGGGATGACAGACCATCAAATGCAAAAACTCGGCGAACCTTATTATTCCTTAAAAACGAACGGAACGGGACTCGGCCTCACCGTAACCTTTTCCATTATTGAACATCATCACGGGACCATTTCATTTAACAGCAGCTTCCAAAAAGGCACTACGGTGACCATTAAGCTTCCCGCTGATCTTCCTCACTAG
- the yugE gene encoding hypothetical protein (Evidence 4: Unknown function but conserved in other organisms), with amino-acid sequence MEESHAVREMIKIIAKWDPFKYGEEFYETEAVDVVQAVYDENDPDLLAKSIQQIFETSFEQTLPIASCREVAGQLLFIKNSSSCTP; translated from the coding sequence ATGGAAGAAAGTCATGCGGTCAGGGAAATGATTAAGATCATTGCCAAATGGGACCCGTTTAAATATGGAGAAGAGTTTTACGAAACGGAGGCTGTTGATGTCGTGCAGGCAGTCTATGATGAAAACGATCCCGACTTGCTGGCGAAAAGCATTCAGCAAATATTTGAAACTTCTTTTGAACAAACGCTGCCGATCGCCAGCTGCCGGGAAGTGGCTGGCCAGCTTTTATTCATTAAAAACAGCAGCTCCTGCACGCCTTAA
- the pbpD gene encoding penicillin-binding protein 4 (Evidence 2a: Function from experimental evidences in other organisms; PubMedId: 7961491, 9274030; Product type e: enzyme) — translation MTMLRKIIGWILLLCIIPLFAFTVIASGKEVKQMKSLDQVLDKNIDLKDISLVQNSYMYDRDGSLVSEIVSDHENRVLVPFNKIPEEVKQIFLTSEDRHFYEHKGFDFMGMVRATASNVKDKKIDQGASTITQQLSRNLYLSHERSFSRKLTELAYSYQLEKKYTKNEILEAYLNTIYFNNGVYGVGSAAQFYFSKPLKSLTVGEMAFICAIPNNPTLYDPLKHFDYTKSRQERLLKGLKDAGVITDKELKKAVKQKIKLDVEKREDKYPDYVSYVNDEFTQLVSESEGFDKRLQKASGKQKEKIENELSARVSTLMKDGVKIYTALDPYMQNQVVAQMNSKLPYADVQGGAAVINHQTHQIIALSGGKNYQKYDFNRAYQAYRQPGSSIKPLLDYGPYIEQTGATTSSTIDASKFCSKDYCPQNYNNRTYGTVTLDTAFKNSYNTPAIRMLDRVGIQKAFSYIEPYHFAKLVDSDYLLPAALGGFTNGMTPLEMTKAYTTFGNSGSYTPSHAITKVTDLKGKTLYKWNDKATQIFSVRTNMQLKKLMSSVVKSGTGKKAYFNAPYIGGKTGTSNDYHDMWFVGLTDTYTMGVWVGKDTPTSVEYLHSISPQLSIWKGTLQAAY, via the coding sequence GTGACCATGTTACGAAAAATAATCGGATGGATTTTGCTCCTTTGCATAATCCCATTGTTTGCATTTACAGTTATCGCTTCCGGAAAAGAAGTAAAACAAATGAAGTCCCTGGATCAGGTGCTTGATAAAAATATTGATCTGAAAGATATCAGCCTTGTTCAGAACAGCTACATGTATGACAGGGACGGCTCCCTTGTCTCGGAAATCGTCAGCGACCACGAAAACCGTGTGCTCGTTCCATTTAACAAGATTCCCGAGGAAGTCAAACAGATTTTCTTAACATCTGAGGACCGCCATTTTTACGAGCATAAAGGCTTTGACTTTATGGGAATGGTGCGGGCTACTGCTTCTAACGTAAAAGACAAGAAAATTGACCAGGGTGCCAGCACCATCACACAGCAGCTTTCAAGAAACTTGTATTTGAGCCACGAACGCTCCTTCAGCCGCAAGCTGACAGAGCTCGCGTATTCCTATCAGCTGGAGAAAAAATATACGAAAAATGAAATTCTTGAAGCTTACTTAAATACCATTTATTTCAACAACGGTGTTTACGGCGTCGGTTCAGCAGCTCAATTCTATTTCAGCAAACCGCTGAAATCTCTCACAGTGGGAGAAATGGCTTTTATCTGTGCTATACCTAATAACCCTACATTATATGATCCTCTCAAGCATTTTGACTACACGAAAAGCCGTCAAGAACGTTTACTTAAAGGGCTAAAAGATGCCGGGGTCATTACGGACAAAGAGCTGAAAAAAGCCGTAAAACAAAAAATCAAACTGGATGTTGAAAAAAGAGAAGACAAATATCCTGACTACGTTTCCTACGTCAATGATGAATTCACTCAGCTGGTGTCTGAATCAGAAGGCTTTGATAAACGCCTTCAAAAAGCATCAGGAAAACAAAAAGAAAAGATCGAGAACGAGCTGTCCGCAAGAGTCAGCACGCTGATGAAAGACGGAGTGAAAATTTATACTGCACTTGATCCGTACATGCAAAATCAAGTTGTGGCACAAATGAATTCCAAGCTCCCGTATGCGGACGTACAGGGCGGAGCGGCTGTGATTAATCACCAGACGCATCAAATCATTGCTCTATCCGGCGGGAAAAACTATCAAAAATATGACTTTAACCGCGCCTACCAGGCGTACAGGCAGCCGGGTTCATCCATTAAGCCGCTTCTTGATTACGGCCCTTATATTGAACAGACCGGCGCGACAACAAGCAGCACCATTGATGCCAGCAAGTTTTGCAGCAAAGACTACTGTCCGCAAAACTACAATAACCGCACTTACGGCACAGTGACGCTTGATACGGCGTTTAAAAATTCATATAATACCCCGGCTATTAGAATGCTCGACCGCGTCGGCATCCAAAAGGCATTCAGTTATATTGAGCCGTATCATTTTGCCAAACTTGTCGACAGTGACTATCTTCTTCCGGCGGCGCTTGGCGGATTTACAAACGGCATGACGCCTCTTGAGATGACAAAGGCTTATACGACATTCGGAAACAGCGGAAGCTATACGCCGAGCCATGCGATTACAAAGGTGACAGACCTTAAAGGAAAAACACTTTATAAATGGAATGATAAAGCGACTCAAATATTCAGCGTCCGCACGAACATGCAGCTGAAAAAACTGATGTCTTCCGTTGTGAAAAGCGGAACAGGGAAAAAAGCATATTTCAATGCGCCTTACATCGGCGGTAAAACCGGAACATCAAATGATTATCACGATATGTGGTTTGTCGGCCTGACTGATACGTATACAATGGGTGTCTGGGTCGGAAAGGATACACCGACCAGCGTTGAATATCTTCACAGCATCAGCCCTCAGCTTTCCATCTGGAAAGGAACGCTGCAAGCGGCTTATTAA
- the yugF gene encoding putative hydrolase (Evidence 3: Putative function from multiple computational evidences; Product type e: enzyme): MEAVSPIRRFTVDGVNVYYEHYQNPGRQTLVCVHGFLSSAFSFRKVIPLLRDKYDIIALDLPPFGQSEKSRTFIYTYQNLAKLVIGILEHLQVKQAVLVGHSMGGQISLSAALQKPELFSKVVLLCSSGYLKRSHPTIIFGTHIPYFHLYIKRWLSKEGVMKNLLNVVHDKSLIDEEMIDGYGRPFQDEQIFKAMTRFIRHREGDLEPEQLKKMNKPALLIWGEEDRIVPMEIGKRLHADLPNSVLYSLGQTGHLVPEERPELISEHIADFIK, from the coding sequence ATGGAGGCGGTTTCACCAATAAGGCGGTTTACGGTCGATGGAGTCAATGTATACTACGAACATTATCAAAATCCCGGCAGGCAAACGCTGGTCTGCGTACACGGTTTTTTATCATCTGCATTCAGCTTCAGAAAAGTAATTCCTCTCCTTCGGGACAAGTACGACATCATCGCGCTTGATTTGCCTCCTTTCGGCCAATCTGAAAAATCAAGAACGTTTATCTATACCTATCAAAACCTTGCTAAGCTTGTCATTGGGATTTTGGAGCACTTGCAAGTGAAACAGGCTGTGCTTGTCGGGCATTCTATGGGCGGGCAGATATCGCTGTCTGCTGCTCTCCAAAAACCTGAGCTTTTTTCAAAGGTTGTGCTGCTTTGCAGTTCAGGGTATTTAAAACGTTCACACCCGACGATTATTTTCGGGACCCATATCCCGTATTTTCATCTTTACATCAAACGCTGGCTCTCGAAAGAAGGCGTGATGAAAAATTTATTAAATGTGGTGCATGACAAATCGCTGATTGATGAGGAGATGATTGACGGCTATGGCAGACCGTTTCAGGACGAGCAGATTTTCAAAGCCATGACAAGGTTTATCCGCCACAGAGAAGGAGATTTAGAACCCGAGCAATTGAAGAAAATGAACAAGCCTGCTCTATTGATTTGGGGCGAGGAGGATCGAATTGTCCCAATGGAGATCGGTAAACGGCTGCACGCAGATTTGCCTAATTCCGTGCTGTACTCACTTGGCCAGACCGGACATCTGGTGCCTGAAGAACGGCCTGAACTTATTTCTGAACACATTGCTGATTTTATCAAATAA
- the patB gene encoding promiscuous cystathionine / cystine beta-lyase / cysteine desulfhydrase (Evidence 1a: Function from experimental evidences in the studied strain; PubMedId: 15760717, 26337367, 28895253; Product type e: enzyme) gives MNFDKREERLGTQSVKWDKTGELFGVTDALPMWVADMDFRAPEAITEALKERLDHGIFGYTTPDQKTKDAVCGWMQNRHGWKVNPESITFSPGVVTALSMAVQAFTEPGDQVVVQPPVYTPFYHMVEKNGRHILHNPLLEKDGAYAIDFEDLETKLSDPSVTLFILCNPHNPSGRSWSREDLLKLGELCLEHGVTVVSDEIHSDLMLYGHKHTPFASLSDDFADISVTCAAPSKTFNIAGLQASAIIIPDRLKRAKFSASLQRNGLGGLNAFAVTAIEAAYSKGGPWLDELITYIEKNMNEAEAFLSTELPKVKMMKPDASYLIWLDFSAYGLSDAELQQRMLKKGKVILEPGTKYGPGGEGFMRLNAGCSLATLQDGLRRIKAALS, from the coding sequence ATGAACTTTGATAAACGAGAAGAACGCCTTGGCACCCAATCGGTCAAATGGGATAAAACAGGCGAATTATTTGGCGTGACAGACGCCCTCCCGATGTGGGTGGCAGATATGGATTTTCGCGCCCCGGAAGCGATAACTGAAGCGTTAAAAGAGCGTCTTGACCACGGTATTTTTGGTTATACAACTCCAGATCAAAAAACGAAGGATGCTGTGTGCGGATGGATGCAAAACAGGCACGGCTGGAAGGTAAATCCGGAAAGCATCACATTCAGCCCCGGCGTTGTAACAGCTTTGAGCATGGCGGTACAAGCTTTTACGGAGCCGGGCGATCAAGTAGTTGTTCAGCCTCCAGTTTATACGCCTTTTTACCATATGGTGGAGAAAAACGGCCGGCACATTTTACATAATCCGCTGCTAGAAAAAGACGGCGCATATGCAATCGATTTTGAAGATTTGGAGACAAAGCTTAGTGACCCAAGCGTTACATTGTTTATTTTATGCAATCCTCATAACCCTTCTGGGCGTTCATGGAGCCGGGAAGATTTACTGAAGCTAGGCGAATTGTGCCTTGAGCATGGCGTCACAGTTGTATCGGATGAAATCCATTCCGATTTAATGCTGTACGGACATAAACACACGCCGTTCGCTTCGCTCTCTGACGATTTCGCTGATATTTCCGTGACATGTGCTGCTCCAAGCAAAACATTTAATATCGCCGGATTGCAGGCTTCAGCGATCATTATTCCGGATCGCCTGAAGCGCGCCAAGTTTTCCGCAAGCCTTCAGCGAAATGGTTTAGGCGGACTGAACGCGTTTGCCGTCACTGCAATCGAAGCCGCGTATTCAAAAGGCGGACCGTGGCTTGATGAATTGATCACTTACATTGAGAAAAACATGAACGAAGCGGAAGCCTTTTTGAGCACCGAGCTGCCAAAGGTCAAAATGATGAAGCCGGATGCATCATACTTGATTTGGCTCGACTTCAGCGCTTACGGCTTGTCCGATGCAGAGCTTCAGCAAAGAATGCTAAAAAAAGGAAAAGTTATTTTAGAGCCCGGGACGAAATACGGGCCTGGCGGAGAAGGATTTATGCGCCTGAACGCCGGATGCTCTCTTGCAACCCTGCAGGACGGCCTGCGCCGCATCAAAGCCGCATTATCGTAA
- the kapB gene encoding factor required for KinB signal transduction and activation of the phosphorelay to sporulation (Evidence 1a: Function from experimental evidences in the studied strain; PubMedId: 9426145, 23335417; Product type f: factor) encodes MSTFETGSIVKGFYKTGVYIGEITACRPQHYLVKVKAVLTHPAQGDLHHPKQADVPFFHERKALAYGEQTNIPHHMVKPYDGEVPDYTESLREATAQMRAKLNEDGSEWAKRSLHNLDILEKEYFNRP; translated from the coding sequence ATGAGCACGTTTGAGACAGGCTCTATCGTTAAAGGATTTTACAAAACAGGTGTATACATAGGAGAAATCACGGCTTGCAGGCCGCAGCATTATTTAGTGAAAGTGAAAGCGGTTCTTACCCATCCCGCTCAGGGAGACCTTCATCATCCAAAACAGGCGGATGTGCCATTTTTTCATGAGAGAAAAGCGCTCGCATATGGTGAACAGACCAATATCCCCCACCATATGGTGAAGCCTTATGACGGTGAAGTGCCGGATTATACCGAATCTCTGCGGGAGGCGACAGCACAGATGAGAGCCAAATTGAATGAGGATGGTTCGGAGTGGGCAAAGCGCTCCCTTCATAATCTGGACATTTTAGAAAAAGAATATTTTAACCGGCCATAA
- the yugH gene encoding putative aspartate aminotransferase (Evidence 3: Putative function from multiple computational evidences; PubMedId: 12670965; Product type e: enzyme), which yields MTSYLSDYVQQIKPSGIRKFFDLAATMEGVISLGVGEPDFVTAWNVREASILSLEQGYTSYTANAGLYSLREEISRYLSNRFDLSYSPDNELIVTVGASQALDIAIRAIVNPGEEVIIPEPCFVAYDALVSLAGGIPVHVHTTADKGFKATAADFEAAVTEKTKAILICSPSNPTGSVYSKEELNEIAEFAKKHDVIVLADEIYAELTYDEEFTSIAALPGMKERTVVISGFSKAFAMTGWRLGFAAAPSLLRDAMLKIHQYAMMCAPAMAQFAALEGLKNGMEDVEKMKKSYRRRRNLFVESLNEIGLSCHHPGGAFYAFPSIKSMGMSSEQFAEELLTQEKVAVVPGSVFGPSGEGYIRCSYATSIEQLQEALVRMKRFLHKTT from the coding sequence ATGACTTCGTATTTATCAGACTATGTACAACAAATAAAACCATCCGGCATCCGCAAATTCTTTGATTTGGCGGCAACGATGGAAGGCGTCATTTCTTTAGGCGTCGGCGAGCCTGATTTTGTTACCGCATGGAATGTCCGCGAAGCAAGCATTCTCTCTCTTGAACAAGGATATACGTCATACACGGCCAATGCGGGTTTATACTCATTGCGGGAGGAAATCAGCCGTTATTTGAGCAACAGGTTTGACCTTAGCTACTCGCCAGATAATGAGCTGATTGTGACAGTGGGGGCAAGTCAGGCTTTGGATATTGCGATCCGCGCCATTGTGAATCCAGGTGAGGAAGTCATCATTCCTGAGCCGTGTTTTGTTGCGTACGATGCGCTTGTTTCTTTGGCAGGCGGTATCCCGGTTCACGTTCATACAACGGCAGACAAAGGATTTAAAGCAACGGCTGCTGATTTTGAAGCGGCAGTCACTGAAAAAACAAAGGCCATTCTCATCTGCTCACCATCGAATCCGACAGGTTCGGTTTATTCGAAGGAAGAGCTGAATGAGATTGCTGAGTTTGCCAAAAAACATGATGTCATCGTCTTAGCCGACGAGATCTACGCGGAGCTGACATATGATGAGGAATTTACAAGTATAGCGGCATTACCGGGAATGAAGGAACGGACGGTAGTCATCTCAGGCTTTTCAAAAGCATTTGCAATGACGGGCTGGAGGCTCGGTTTTGCCGCGGCACCATCCTTGCTTCGGGATGCCATGCTTAAAATTCATCAGTATGCGATGATGTGCGCGCCCGCAATGGCGCAGTTTGCCGCCCTTGAAGGCCTGAAGAACGGCATGGAAGACGTAGAAAAAATGAAAAAAAGCTATCGAAGAAGACGGAATCTGTTTGTAGAATCGCTCAATGAAATCGGTCTCAGCTGTCATCATCCGGGCGGCGCTTTCTATGCTTTTCCATCTATCAAAAGCATGGGAATGAGTTCAGAACAGTTTGCCGAGGAGCTACTGACGCAGGAAAAAGTGGCAGTTGTTCCTGGAAGTGTGTTTGGTCCGAGCGGTGAGGGATATATCCGTTGTTCATACGCAACCTCGATTGAACAGCTTCAAGAAGCGTTAGTCAGAATGAAACGCTTCCTGCACAAAACAACATAA
- the kapD gene encoding putative exoribonuclease (3'-5') (Evidence 3: Putative function from multiple computational evidences; PubMedId: 27188294; Product type e: enzyme) gives MTTNSLLIIDFEFTMPDGKYSPQNFFPEIIEAGIVKSIDDEVVETFSSYVRPKKFPKLTKRCKSFLKITQKQVDEGMRFEDFIRKLNELDPEKNSTIITWGNMDMKVLKQNCMFNHIPFPFKGEMRDLSLEYKNFFGDRTLTGLWKAAEEYGDSGTGTHHKALDDALTAYKLFKLVEQDKQYLEKPKPPTIGERIDLTELLKRAT, from the coding sequence GTGACGACAAACAGCTTACTCATTATTGATTTCGAATTTACAATGCCTGATGGAAAGTACAGTCCTCAAAACTTCTTCCCGGAAATCATTGAAGCCGGAATTGTAAAGTCGATTGATGATGAAGTGGTTGAGACGTTTTCTAGCTATGTTAGACCGAAAAAGTTCCCGAAGCTTACGAAACGCTGCAAATCATTTTTAAAAATAACCCAAAAACAGGTAGACGAAGGAATGAGATTCGAGGATTTCATCCGTAAACTAAACGAGCTGGATCCTGAGAAAAACAGCACAATTATTACGTGGGGAAACATGGATATGAAAGTGCTGAAGCAAAACTGTATGTTTAACCATATCCCTTTCCCGTTTAAGGGAGAAATGAGAGATTTATCGCTTGAATACAAAAACTTTTTTGGAGACCGGACATTGACGGGTTTATGGAAAGCTGCCGAAGAGTATGGAGATTCCGGAACCGGCACCCATCATAAAGCGCTTGATGATGCTCTCACAGCATATAAACTTTTTAAGCTTGTTGAGCAGGATAAGCAGTATCTCGAAAAGCCAAAACCGCCCACAATCGGCGAGAGAATCGATTTAACCGAACTGTTGAAGCGCGCGACGTAA